GCATACTCAAATATATGTCGAAAAATTCAGACATATATTTGTTTTGTGGTTTTTAAAAAATTTTAAGTTTTATTTAGTTTTTGAGTTTGTTTTAAGCTTGTTTAATTCTGTTTCAGGAAATCATAAAATCATAGGAATATCTTATTTATGGTTGGCATATTGGTTTGGTATGATAGGATTTTATATGAGTGTGCTGATTAGAACTGAATTAGGTATGAGCGGGTTAAAGATAATAACTATGGATACTTTGGAGATTTATAATTTGTTATTTACATTACACGGTCTTATTATGGTGTTTTTTAATATTATGACTGGTCTTTTTGGAGGAATTGGAAATTATTTGTATCCTGTTCTTTTAGGATCTTGTGATGTTGTATATCCTAGAGTTAATCTCTATAGTTTGTTACTTCAACCAATTGGTTTTGTATTAGTAGTATCTTCAGTTTATTTAGAAATTGGAAGTGGAACAGGATGGACATTGTATCCTCCTCTTTCGACTTCTCTTTCTAATATTGGAATTGATCTTATAATATTTGGTTTGTTGGCAGCTGGAATTGCAAGTACATTAAGCAGTATTAATTTTATAACTACTTTTGCTTCTATAAAAACAATAGGTTTTGTTATTGACAGAATTTCGCCAGCAGCATGGTCGATTGTTTTGACTTCATTTTTGTTATTGTTATCATTGCCGGTTGTTACCGCAGTTTTTCTTATGGTATTTTTTGATAGAAATCATAGCACAATGTTTTTTGAATCTTCAAATTCTGGAGATCCAATCTTATATCAACATTTGTTCTGGTTTTTTGGACACCCTGAGGTTTATATAATGATATTACCTGGATTTGGTATTATTAGCTTATTATTATCTACATATACTACAAAAGAAATGTTTGGTAATCAGACTATGATATTAGCTATGGGTTCTATAGCTTTGTTAGGTTGTTTAGTTTGGGGACATCATATGTATACATCAGGTTTGGAAGCAGATACTCGTGGGTATTTTACAACAGTTACAATATTGATTGCTCTTCCAACAGGTAATAAAATATTTAATTGGGTTACAACATTGCAATGTGTTGAGTCAATAAAATCATTAGGACTTATATTATTTGCTGTTTTATTTATTGTAAATTTTGTTATAGGAGGTACAACTGGTGTTGTGCTTGGAAATGCTGGACTAGACGTAGTATTGCATGATACTGTTTATGTAGTTGGACATTTTCACTTTGTCCTTTCGATAGGTGCTATAATTTCATTAATATGTTTTATAGTTTATATTCAAAGAATGTTATTTGGAATTATTCTTTCGAACAGATTATTGTCACTAATGGCTCCTATTTTTATGATAGCAGTTTTATTTACATTCTTACCAATGCATTTTACTGGATTCTCTCCTCTTCCAAGAAGAATACCAGATTATCCAGATGAAATGTGGGGATGGAATTTTATTTGTACACTTGGAGCAACAATGATGTTAGTATTGAAATTAACAGTATTATTTATTATATCATTATGATAAGTACACTAGGCATGCAATACCGAACAGGGCCAGTTAAATTTCATTTCTTGCATCACTGCTATTTTTTAGCTAAACAGAACTTTTTTAAACCATAACTTCAACTTATTAATATATTTTTCTTGTTAACTATTTGTGCGATAATTACGTCAAA
The nucleotide sequence above comes from Theileria annulata strain Ankara isolate clone C9 mitochondrion, *** SEQUENCING IN PROGRESS ***. Encoded proteins:
- a CDS encoding cytochrome C oxidase subunit I (COX1 homologue), putative (SMART pfam:COX1 (PF00115) at aa 38-497, E()=5.90e-166), which translates into the protein HTQIYVEKFRHIFVLWFLKNFKFYLVFEFVLSLFNSVSGNHKIIGISYLWLAYWFGMIGFYMSVLIRTELGMSGLKIITMDTLEIYNLLFTLHGLIMVFFNIMTGLFGGIGNYLYPVLLGSCDVVYPRVNLYSLLLQPIGFVLVVSSVYLEIGSGTGWTLYPPLSTSLSNIGIDLIIFGLLAAGIASTLSSINFITTFASIKTIGFVIDRISPAAWSIVLTSFLLLLSLPVVTAVFLMVFFDRNHSTMFFESSNSGDPILYQHLFWFFGHPEVYIMILPGFGIISLLLSTYTTKEMFGNQTMILAMGSIALLGCLVWGHHMYTSGLEADTRGYFTTVTILIALPTGNKIFNWVTTLQCVESIKSLGLILFAVLFIVNFVIGGTTGVVLGNAGLDVVLHDTVYVVGHFHFVLSIGAIISLICFIVYIQRMLFGIILSNRLLSLMAPIFMIAVLFTFLPMHFTGFSPLPRRIPDYPDEMWGWNFICTLGATMMLVLKLTVLFIISLW